The Poriferisphaera corsica DNA segment TCACGATCATCCGCATAATTAGTCACCATTTCCGCGCGATATGTCGTCGCTGCTTCGCATATTCCAGCCAGTCCCATTGCCACCAAACCCAATGCTATTGTTGTATGGAATTTCATTCTTTTTCTCTCCGTTTGCGTATCGCAAGACACGATCTAAATTAGAATCAATAGAATCAATTTATGAACTTAATTATTAACATCGATGAATATCACCCACGCCTGCGCCCAAGCACCACGAGGCCGCCCAAACCCAATAGTGAAAGACTCGCTGGTTCAGGAATTGGCCCGCCCGTAAAACTCACAATATCGAAATACGCTGACCCACCAGCACCAATAATCTCACTGCTCGTGTAGCCGCCATTCGTATAAAGTGCATGACGTTCGCTTATATTCGTAAACGTTGGCAAACCGCTGCTCAAATATGTATTCGGATCAAATGTACCCGCCCCACTCGCACCAGTGCCGACATTAAAAAACGATGGTAATCCCGGCAAAATCCCCAATACCCGCTCGAGTCCAAATGTAATACCCGTAATCTCGTCGCCAACATTACCAAAACTGTAATGGTTGATACTCTGTATGCCGCCATCAACATAATCCCAAAGATTTGCTTCAGCCGCATACACAAGGCTCGGCATCCAATCCCCGCTCGTCGTGTGAATCGTCACGTCACTAATCGTAACGCCCGAATAATAAGTAGCCGAGCCGCCATCCAGCTCGATATTGCTTGTCATCGTTAGCGCATCCGGAATGGTCAGCGTCAGCGTCATCCCCGTAATACTTTCATAGTCGTAAGCATCCGACGTGTTCCCATCAAACACACCAGCCAGAGCCAAATCTGCTGTGTAAATTTGCTCCGCTGCCGCATCTTCTGCAACACCAAACAAACCCATCGTCGCACTACATATCACAACACTCATCGCTTTTTTTAGCCGCATCGCGCATTCCTCTCCTGTTGAGCTGTCACATACATCCCAAACTCATCTTATTCGGGCTAAGCTAACCATGTAATAGACTTCTAATGCAACGGGTGTTACACAGAATGAATCTACTTTTTAATTGAATCGCAATAACAGCTTCTCGCACCGTCATTGCTCAAGAAATGAGTCGATCTCCTCGTACTCACTGTGCGTAGCTTACATCAAAAAAAACGGTCTTCAAGTCGAGATGGTTCTGTTGCATGCAGATATTCCCAGGAAACCGTAAGTAGGCATGTAGCTATTGCGCATATCCAAGTCAATGAGTCATATAACCCACTCGGCTTGCGCGGCATGAAAAATCTTACCGCAACTAAACAACATTGCACGCAGTTAACTGCGTGCAATGTTGATAATTCAAATTATATCTGCTCGTTATTATGCCCGATTGCGTCGCAGCATCACCAGTCCACCTAAGCCCATCAATCCCAAGCTCG contains these protein-coding regions:
- a CDS encoding PEP-CTERM sorting domain-containing protein — its product is MRLKKAMSVVICSATMGLFGVAEDAAAEQIYTADLALAGVFDGNTSDAYDYESITGMTLTLTIPDALTMTSNIELDGGSATYYSGVTISDVTIHTTSGDWMPSLVYAAEANLWDYVDGGIQSINHYSFGNVGDEITGITFGLERVLGILPGLPSFFNVGTGASGAGTFDPNTYLSSGLPTFTNISERHALYTNGGYTSSEIIGAGGSAYFDIVSFTGGPIPEPASLSLLGLGGLVVLGRRRG